From a region of the Sesamum indicum cultivar Zhongzhi No. 13 linkage group LG3, S_indicum_v1.0, whole genome shotgun sequence genome:
- the LOC105157102 gene encoding malate dehydrogenase, chloroplastic-like yields the protein MAATSATTFSIGSTASAGSKVSQVTQSKAFSINFNPKNYLRSFCGLKAVNSVICESESSFFGTESSIALNRSYSTKAQKHTDRSYRYVQPRASYKVAILGAGGGIGQPLALLIKMSPLVSALNLYDIANVKGVAADLSHCNTPSQVADFTGASELANCLKDVNVVVIPAGVPRKPGMTRDDLFNINANIVKTLVEAVADNCPDAFIHIISNPVNSTVPIAAEVLKQKGVYDPKKLFGVTTLDVVRANTFVAQKKNLKLIDVDVPVIGGHAGITILPLLSKTKPAVTFTDEEVEELTVRIQNAGTEVVEAKAGAGSATLSMAYAAARFVESSLRALDGDSDVYECSYIQSELTELPFFASRIKLGKNGVEAVISSELQGLTEYEQKALDALKPELKASIEKGVAFVQKQPVTA from the coding sequence ATGGCAGCAACATCAGCAACCACTTTTTCAATTGGATCAACTGCATCTGCTGGCTCCAAAGTTAGCCAGGTTACACAGTCGAAGGCCTTTAGCATCAATTTCAACCCTAAGAACTACCTTAGGAGTTTCTGTGGTCTCAAGGCTGTGAACTCCGTTATCTGCGAATCAGAATCTTCATTCTTCGGTACTGAAAGCAGCATTGCTCTCAACCGCTCCTACAGTACAAAAGCACAAAAACATACTGATCGGTCTTACCGTTATGTTCAGCCCCGTGCATCCTATAAAGTAGCTATTCTTGGAGCTGGTGGTGGTATAGGTCAACCACTAGCTCTTCTGATCAAAATGTCTCCACTAGTTTCTGCATTGAATCTTTATGATATAGCAAATGTCAAAGGAGTTGCAGCTGATCTCAGCCACTGCAACACACCATCTCAGGTAGCTGATTTTACAGGAGCATCTGAGTTGGCCAATTGTTTGAAAGACGTAAATGTTGTTGTTATACCTGCTGGTGTTCCGAGAAAGCCAGGCATGACCCGTGATGACCTCTTTAACATTAATGCCAACATAGTGAAAACCCTGGTTGAGGCTGTTGCTGATAATTGCCCTGATGCATTTATTCACATTATTAGCAATCCTGTCAACTCAACAGTTCCAATTGCTGCTGAGGTTTTGAAACAGAAAGGGGTATATGATCCAAAGAAGCTCTTCGGTGTGACCACTCTTGATGTGGTCAGAGCAAATACATTTGTTGCTCAGAAGAAAAACCTAAAGCTCATTGATGTCGATGTTCCAGTTATTGGGGGCCATGCAGGGATCACTATTTTACCCTTGCTGTCAAAGACAAAACCTGCAGTTACTTTCACCGATGAAGAAGTGGAAGAGCTAACTGTGAGGATTCAAAATGCTGGGACAGAAGTTGTCGAGGCAAAGGCTGGAGCAGGATCTGCCACTCTCTCTATGGCATATGCCGCAGCACGGTTTGTCGAGTCCTCACTCCGAGCACTTGATGGTGATAGTGATGTCTATGAGTGCTCTTACATCCAGTCCGAGCTGACTGAGCTACCATTCTTTGCCTCAAGAATTAAGCTCGGGAAGAACGGGGTTGAGGCTGTGATCTCATCAGAGCTTCAAGGACTAACTGAGTATGAACAGAAGGCTTTGGACGCTCTCAAGCCGGAGCTGAAGGCCAGTATTGAAAAAGGTGTCGCTTTTGTCCAGAAGCAACCCGTGACTGCATAA